A DNA window from Brassica napus cultivar Da-Ae chromosome C1, Da-Ae, whole genome shotgun sequence contains the following coding sequences:
- the LOC106378524 gene encoding meiosis-specific protein ASY2-like, which yields MSSGQRLSKQHKGKAVAATSNPTRNSDGGRVGDPEAIHRAAMMDTANLSRSQRLLVADAARLAREGSQNVVARDAMECSRDGQSGAMPVDSVTLRARSAEGGPSEDDDSEAEFFPTTFYPDGIFEELPQLHHDLLRPAFLAGQDWEGVKKTKSTPGSVKRVLRAAGAVGVTFLVPTEAQRPWSPPMGYQTVHESYFQENTRCWFPIPRLITSYARRRDLAISQLLNGSLRLAVTLSVLEEQIDMPMSVRLFEEMTSITDMKDGTYSVKMRPNCNVCAVGHPTSPVYPEDFLRSIRGVALLRIYRWSEISVEKIRELKDRITRREWISDLPTVLPIRTKRLDIFPRDIQKQVTEAKRMGTLPDLSAIIAAQLGLTSGEGPSMAVPRADEVFPSDARSAGKGKKRKRGDGSGVERKKEEKDKEEVPGEQLENADEPIEQEEEDVREEELQHEEGASEAEASEGRNDEEGVSEGEECETSLNAARSGDSEEDSEGSPLLIRRGNDEDDDERRSPDLTSSRERTPVPVGGGAVQTGTSSRGAAILRRAPGFSFPDKVDFHYEEPAPLVYVPEKCGEFLCQLRGRAKPLPAVKDLIFGGEYEEAARAKLLDDSTMNVVIDKYDTALKETLDELELAKKEFAEKEEVSARQLNESRANLQKLNGMMTRTIARRDEFKAALESSRRIIRELEQKNADLESERASLAATHEREMKRLRDSRILEVTRERGRVEAEMTAKANRCFAKIHSREEHRGPYDEARLLYSQAFGTRKCLEALKGAGNDIPQASIDMFVEYDRKYEQEAEKLKVGEIPESDFRLSPLALESQFVDARILVGLDPYGSNAGLIDPETAVNLHVSSTHPVRERREDPTLPIENPSTVLEEGVPGRGARVDGDNVPVLVLSDTSLEGHDSPPPEESCRDGEENIGEVSEDAAMQVSPIARESSVRASKLSALNDRESDREA from the exons ATGTCGTCGGGTCAGAGGCTATCGAAGCAGCATAAGGGAAAGGCAGTCGCAGCGACGTCGAATCCGACAAGGAATTCCGACGGGGGTCGTGTCGGAGATCCGGAGGCGATTCATCGCGCGGCGATGATGGACACGGCGAATCTATCTCGTTCTCAGCGACTTCTGGTTGCGGATGCTGCGAGACTCGCGAGAGAAGGAAGCCAGAACGTCGTTGCGAGGGATGCAATGGAATGTTCGAGAGACGGGCAGAGCGGGGCGATGCCTGTTGACTCGGTCACCCTGAGAGCTCGATCTGCGGAGGGCGGTCCCTCGGAGGACGATGATTCTGAGGCAGAGTTCTTCCCGACTACCTTTTACCCTGACGGAATTTTCGAAGAGCTTCCTCAACTCCATCACGACTTATTGCGTCCTGCCTTCTTGGCCGGTCAGGACTGGGAGGGCGTAAAGAAGACGAAGTCGACTCCTGGAAGTGTGAAGAGGGTTCTTCGGGCTGCGGGTGCCGTAGGCGTGACCTTCCTTGTGCCTACGGAAGCGCAGAGACCCTGGTCTCCTCCGATGGGGTACCAGACGGTGCACGAATCCTATTTTCAGGAAAACACTCGTTGCTGGTTCCCCATCCCACGACTGATCACATCATACGCCAGACGTCGAGATCTCGCGATCAGTCAGCTGTTGAATGGCTCGCTGCGACTAGCGGTCACTTTATCGGTTTTGGAGGAGCAGATCGATATGCCGATGAGCGTTAGGTTGTTCGAGGAGATGACCTCGATAACCGATATGAAGGATGGCACCTACTCGGTGAAGATGCGACCGAACTGCAATGTGTGTGCCG TCGGCCATCCTACCTCCCCAGTTTATCCCGAAGATTTCTTGAGAAGTATTCGTGGCGTCGCTTTGCTTCGAATCTATCGTTGGTCCGAGATCTCCGTCGAGAAGATCCGTGAGCTTAAAGATCGAATCACTCGAA GAGAGTGGATATCCGATCTTCCGACCGTTCTTCCCATTCGCACTAAGCGACTAGACATCTTCCCGAGAGACATCCAAAAACAAGTTACCGAGGCAAAGAGGATGGGTACTCTTCCTGATCTGAGCGCAATAATAGCGGCCCAGCTGGGGCTGACTAGCGGGGAAGGACCCTCGATGGCGGTTCCTCGTGCTGACGAGGTTTTTCCTTCCGATGCCAGAAGTGCGGGGAAGggcaagaaaaggaaaagaggcGATGGCTCGGGAGTCGAGAGGA aaaaagaagagaaggacAAAGAAGAAGTCCCCGGCGAGCAGTTGGAGAATGCTGACGAGCCGATCGAGCAAGAGGAGGAGGATGTTCGAGAAGAAGAACTTCAGCACGAAGAGGGGGCTTCTGAGGCTGAAGCCTCGGAGGGACGGAATGACGAGGAGGGAGTAAGTGAAGGAGAGGAATGCGAGACTTCTCTTAATGCCGCCCGCTCGGGTGATTCCGAGGAAGATAGCGAAGGGTCACCACTCCTGATAAGGAGGGGAAATGACGAAGACGATGATGAGAGGCGGTCTCCTGATCTGACGTCTTCTCGCGAGAGAACTCCCGTTCCCGTCGGGGGAGGGGCCGTCCAGACCGGTACTTCTTCCCGCGGCGCCGCTATCCTAAGGAGGGCACCCGGATTCAGCTTTCCCGACAAGGTCGACTTCCACTACGAGGAACCGGCTCCCTTAGTGTACGTTCCAGAGAAATGTGGAGAGTTTCTCTGTCAATTAAGAGGGAGGGCGAAACCTCTTCCTGCTGTGAAAGACCTTATATTCGGGGGTGAATACGAAGAAGCTGCGAGGGCCAAACTGCTG GATGATAGCACGATGAATGTCGTGATTGATAAATACGACACGGCCCTTAAAGAAACCTTGGACGAGCTCGAGCTGGCCAAGAAAGAGTTTGCTGAGAAGGAAGAGGTTTCTGCTCGTCAACTGAACGAGTCAAGGGCCAATCTGCAGAAGCTCAACGGGATGATGACCCGCACCATTGCTCGACGCGATGAGTTTAAAGCCGCGCTAGAATCATCTCGAAGAATCATCCGCGAGCTTGAACAGAAGAATGCTGATCTCGAGAGCGAGAGGGCTTCGCTCGCTGCCACGCACGAGCGAGAGATGAAACGTCTGAGGGACTCCAGAATCTTGGAGGTGACGAGAGAAAGGGGGAGAGTTGAGGCGGAAATGACCGCCAAGGCTAATCGTTGCTTTGCCAAGATTCATTCTCGAGAGGAGCATCGGGGTCCTTACGACGAGGCTCGGTTACTCTACAGCCAAGCCTTTGGGACTAGGAAGTGCCTCGAGGCCTTGAAAGGAGCCGGGAACGACATACCGCAAGCCTCTATTGATATGTTCGTCGAGTACGACAGAAAGTACGAACAAGAGGCTGAGAAGCTGAAGGTTGGCGAGATCCCCGAAAGCGATTTTAGACTCTCTCCCCTCGCGTTGGAGTCTCAGTTCGTGGATGCTCGGATTCTGGTGGGTCTCGACCCGTATGGTTCCAACGCTGGCTTAATTGACCCAGAGACTGCGGTGAATCTGCATGTCTCGTCTACTCATCCGGTCAGAGAAAGGCGCGAGGACCCGACGCTTCCTATTGAAAACCCTTCGACTGTTCTTGAGGAAGGAGTGCCTGGTCGAGGAGCTCGAGTCGATGGAGATAACGTTCCTGTCCTCGTGCTTTCGGATACTTCACTCGAGGGTCACGATTCGCCGCCTCCAGAAGAGTCTTGTCGGGACGGCGAGGAAAACATTGGCGAGGTGTCGGAGGATGCTGCGATGCAAGTCTCTCCGATTGCCCGCGAATCGAGCGTCAGGGCTTCGAAGCTTTCCGCCCTTAATGATCGCGAGAGTGATCGGGAAGCTtag